ATCTGGAAAGGGGAGTGGCGGATATTTTTCCTGAACTTCAAAGTGGATGTCCGGTATATTTTTTTGATTCCATACGATGGTTTCAATATTTGGATCGCAGGCATAGATCGTTGCATCCTGAGCATGCTTTCGCAAATGTCTGGTTATTCGGGCTGGTCCGCATCCCCAGTCCAGAATAAAAGGAGCTAGAGGTACATGGGGTTTTAAAGCTGCCCAAATCTCAGCAGTAGTCAATGCGCCATCGTCTATGAATTTTTGATAGTGTAGCAGGTAAGATTCATATAATACATAGTCGTCGGGTAAATGCAAGTCAGGATGTTTGAGACGAAATAAAAGATTGGGATATGCATACCTAAACTGTTGCCAACGATAGACTAGTTGGTCGACTAATCTCAAGGGGATTATTTTTTTAAACGATTGATACATCTCTAAGACAAGATAAAGTATTGAACCAATAAATAAGTAACTTACAAGGAATCATTCCAGTCTTTTATGATGGCTATTTATCAAAAAATTAGTTGTGTAATCCTTGTATTTTCTATGATGATGGGTTGTAAGTCTAATTCCCCTGCTGATTCCTCAGTGAATGGCGAGGGTCCCCAATGGTGGAAAGAAGAGATCGTTTATCAGTTATATCCACGAAGTTTTCAGGATAGTAATGGAGATGGGGTAGGTGATCTGAAAGGAATTATTTCCCGATTAGATTATTTACAGAGTCTTGGTATCACGGCTGTCTGGCTCAATCCGATTTATAGTTCTCCCAATGATGATAATGGTTATGATGTGAGTGACTATCGAAATATCATGAAAGATTTCGGTACGATGGATGATTTTGATCAATTATTGAAAGGGTTGCATGATCGAAAAATTAAGTTGATCATGGATCTGGTAGTAAATCATAGTAGTGATGAACATGAATGGTTCAAACAGAGTAGAAGTTCAAGGGATAATCCATACAGAAACTATTACCATTGGTGGAATGCGGAGAAAGGAAAGCCTCCGTATCGTTACAGCTTATTTGATGTGAATCATGATGCATGGATGTATGATTCGCTCACGAATGCGTATTATCTACATTATTTTTCTCGGAAACAACCTGATCTTAATTGGGAGAATCCCAAATTGCGTGAGGAAGTGTATGATA
Above is a genomic segment from Sediminibacterium sp. KACHI17 containing:
- a CDS encoding class I SAM-dependent methyltransferase → MRLVDQLVYRWQQFRYAYPNLLFRLKHPDLHLPDDYVLYESYLLHYQKFIDDGALTTAEIWAALKPHVPLAPFILDWGCGPARITRHLRKHAQDATIYACDPNIETIVWNQKNIPDIHFEVQEKYPPLPFPDAYFDLVIGFSVLTHIPGQDQRKWLHEIHRILKPNGIAWLTTHGHYFIQRLSKKEKIEIETKGVYNTYYHQPGHRMMSTYHLPEKWEKELEEKFEILEYWDGEKSPTKAGKQDLWILRKKKV